The following are from one region of the Magallana gigas chromosome 6, xbMagGiga1.1, whole genome shotgun sequence genome:
- the LOC105318088 gene encoding synaptotagmin-14 isoform X6, translating into MVEMQVPTEALAFLGAVILFLVILIIFFCYLNKLLCFSACGGFPCLENNPKKGKKKNELGDAYAYDDSSSSDSDDEVLKRYQSTLKQRGSIQRSDTRQSISKSHSTSAKKKSSTFESQASLIKQKKSESPAALSSGEEDGGTVSPERVRPVVKHGEGSQESLTTSTTGSQQHLVYENKAYDQEDRMSTQEEGMSSVRSESMLPGAEDEDDEHLFDVSDMDREEPSLISKCGSLEMTFKYNPAKGKMAITIHQAQDIPSKERGGASSTQVRILLLPTKKQRYKTKIKTGENPVFNENFVFNKIPQEEAHDMGMRIRLYGMERMRRERMIGETIIGFASLNLDVTSTHWIILEPRSNLSAGDSRFDVASLSRSDSASSTQSMQHGGMPELLLGLSYNGTTGRLQVEVIKGSNFKNMAMTRPPVLQKLTSQSTKKLDTYVKLTLMSPTGQEVARSKTSIRRGQPNPLFKEAFMFQVALFQLAEVTLMVSVYNKRSMKKKDMIGWFALGLNSSGEEEQSHWTDMRESKGDQVCRWHILLES; encoded by the exons TGCCGACGGAGGCCCTCGCCTTCCTGGGAGCTGTGATCCTCTTCCTGGTCATCCTCATCATCTTCTTCTGTTACCTGAACAAGCTCCTGTGCTTCTCCGCCTGTGGGGGATTCCCCTGTCTGGAAAATAACCCAAAGAAAGGCAAAAAGAAGAATGAACTGG GGGATGCTTATGCGTATGATGACAGCTCTTCAAGTGATAGCGACGATGAGGTTCTGAAGCGCTACCAGAGTACGCTTAAACAAAGAGGCAGCATACAGCGCTCTGACACCCGACAGAGCATCAGTAAATCTCACAGCACCAGCGCAAagaagaaaa GTTCAACATTTGAGAGTCAGGCTTCATTGATTAAACAGAAGAAATCGGAAAGTCCAGCAGCATTATCCAGTGGAGAGGAGGATGGGGGTACAGTGAGCCCGGAGAGAGTCAGACCAGTGGTCAAACACGGGGAGGGGTCACAAGAGTCCCTCACGACCTCTACCACAGGGTCACAGCAACACCTGGTGTATGAAAACAAGGCTTACGACCAGGAGGACAGGATGTCAACTCAAGAGGAGGGGATGTCCTCGGTCCGCAGCGAGAGCATGCTACCCGGGGCCGAGGATGAGGATGAT GAGCACCTGTTTGACGTCAGTGACATGGACAGAGAGGAGCCATCTTTGATATCAAAATGTGGCAGTCTGGAGATGACGTTTAAGTACAACCCAGCCAAAGGGAAGATGGCTATCACGATTCATCAAGCCCAGGACATCCCCAGTAAAGAGAGGGGCGGGGCCAGCAGTACCCAGGTCAGAATACTCCTCCTCCCAACCAAGAAACAGAGATATAAGACAAAGATCAAGACAGGGGAAAACCCAGTGTTCAATGAAAactttgtcttcaacaaaattCCACAAG AGGAGGCCCATGACATGGGGATGAGAATTCGATTGTATGGCATGGAGAGGATGCGTCGTGAGCGCATGATAGGGGAGACAATCATTGGGTTTGCGTCACTGAATCTAGATGTCACCTCCACACACTGGATTATCCTGGAGCCTAGAAGTAACCTGAGT GCGGGAGACTCGCGCTTTGACGTGGCCAGTTTATCTCGCAGTGACAGTGCTTCCTCCACCCAGTCCATGCAGCATGGTGGAATGCCGGAACTTCTGCTGGGACTGTCCTACAACGGAACGACTGGGCGACTCCAGGTGGAGGTCATCAAGGGAAGTAACTTCAAGAACATGGCTATGACCAGACCACCAG TATTGCAGAAGCTGACAAGTCAGAGCACTAAAAAGCTAG ATACCTATGTCAAATTGACCCTAATGTCTCCGACTGGACAGGAAGTGGCCCGGAGCAAGACATCCATTCGGCGCGGTCAGCCAAATCCATTGTTTAAGGAAGCATTCATGTTCCAGGTGGCGCTGTTCCAGTTGGCAGAGGTCACTCTAATGGTGTCCGTCTACAACAAGCGGAGCATGAAGAAAAAGGACATGATTGGATGGTTTGCCCTAG GGTTAAACAGCAGTGGAGAGGAGGAGCAGTCCCACTGGACAGACATGAGGGAGTCcaagggggatcaagtttgtCGCTGGCATATACTACTGGAGTCCTAG